In Poecilia reticulata strain Guanapo unplaced genomic scaffold, Guppy_female_1.0+MT scaffold_131, whole genome shotgun sequence, one genomic interval encodes:
- the LOC103459860 gene encoding schwannomin-interacting protein 1 yields the protein MEGGTEPAEEEKEKDPNHIPVEHQEFPIMHWEELSQRIAELEKQEQERREKRRTGLRTENVWEEEEEDVRRGRVAVSTSRLNHRNLQLCFINNSDSEDDEEEEGGKRKVPMGARHNGCHGSGLKQEVAAALRTLRDDLLAEQQQQESQASCSGVAQRKHLEHRELQDLSETQLIGLRGALQQEVHALNAELVAQLLVRDQLRTKQDAMLLDVQDLT from the exons ATGGAGGGAGGAACAGAgccagcagaggaggagaaggagaaggatcCTAATCACATCCCAGTGGAACACCAGGAGTTTCCCATCATGCACTGGGAGGAGCTGAGCCAGCGGATCGCTGAGCTGGAGAAGCAGGAGCaggagaggagggagaag AGGAGGACAGGGCTGAGGACAGAGAACGtctgggaggaagaggaggaagacgtCAGGAGGGGACGTGTCGCCGTCTCCACGTCTCG ACTGAACCACAGgaacctgcagctctgcttcatCAATAACAGCGACAGtgaggatgatgaggaggaggaaggaggaaagaggaag GTTCCCATGGGAGCAAGACacaatggttgccatggcagcgggttgaaacaggaagttgcagCAGCTCTGAGAACGCTGAGAGACGATCTGCtggctgagcagcagcagcaagag agCCAGGCCAGCTGCAGCGGCGTCGCCCAACGGAAACATCTGGAGCACAGAGAGCTGCAGGATCTGAGCGAGACGCAGCTGATCGGCCTGCGGGGGGCGCTGCAGCAGGAGGTCCACG CACTGAACGCAGAGCTGGTGGCCCAACTGCTGGTCCGGGACCAGCTGAGGACCAAGCAGGACGCCATGCTGCTGGACGTCCAGGACCTGACCTga
- the LOC103459862 gene encoding P2Y purinoceptor 3: MGLDRVSSTTPHISYLAAASLNTSTPYASSTSSTLPPSSCSIDESYKYVFLPVCYSLTFLFSLVLNSVVLVRSCRPHGGGGGRRWNTSLIYMVNLATTDLMYGLSLPFLVASYVLRDHWVFGDFMCRLVRFLFYFNLYCSIFFLTCISVHRYLGICHPMRTITLESKRVVKATCASVWVVVFVLTCPIFRFAQTGDVTRRSSGAVGHEGTRFGDNRTEEKYVNCWDDAIDKDFPEYVPYGIVLHLLGFFVPFVIIAWCYSQVVRTIFQSLRSPPSSIEGGEDGAVGDGAVEGGRERERTSVSISGSQYSHYIRRRRKSIKTIVTITLLFALCFLPFHVTRTLFLLLRRGQLGGCNAMKAVSICYKVTRPLASCNAWLNALLYFLTGDKGAPCCWPAERTVHQDRRNGSLWWPLTILRKEGGGEDDQEAAEKVARELQMENESKSSRIIF, translated from the exons ATGGGTCTGGACCGAGTCTCCAGCACCACTCCACACATCAGCTACCTGGCTGCAGCGAGCCTCAACACCTCCACTCCCTAcgcctcctccacctcctccaccctGCCTCCATCTTCCTGCAGCATCGATGAATCCTACAAGTATGTCTTCCTGCCAGTCTGCTATTCCCTGACCTTCCTGTTCAGCCTGGTGCTGAACTCGGTGGTTCTGGTGCGGTCGTGCCGGCCCcatggcggcggcggcgggcgGCGCTGGAACACCTCTCTGATCTACATGGTGAACCTGGCCACCACAGACCTGATGTATGGCCTGTCGCTGCCCTTCCTGGTGGCGAGCTATGTGCTGAGGGACCACTGGGTGTTCGGGGACTTCATGTGCCGCCTCGTACGATTCCTCTTCTACTTCAACCTCTACTGCTCCATCTTCTTCCTCACCTGCATCTCTGTGCACAG GTACCTAGGGATCTGCCATCCAATGAGGACCATCACTCTGGAGAGCAAGCGGGTGGTGAAGGCAACGTGTGCTTCGGTGTGGGTGGTGGTCTTCGTTCTCACCTGTCCTATCTTCAGGTTTGCCCAGACAGGAGACGTTACTAGAAGAAGTTCTGGAGCTGTTGGACATGAGGGGACGAGGTTTGGAGACAACAGGACTGAGGAGAAGTATGTGAACTGTTGGGACGACGCCATAGATAAGGACTTTCCTGAATATGTCCCATACGGCATTGTCCTTCACCTGCTGGGCTTCTTCGTCCCCTTTGTCATCATCGCTTGGTGCTACTCTCAGGTGGTCCGGACAATATTTCAGAGCCTACGGTCTCCACCCAGTTCAATAGAGGGCGGTGAGGACGGAGCAGTTGGGGACGGAGCAGTTGAAGGAGGTCGAGAACGGGAGAGAACTTCAGTCTCAATCTCTGGATCACAGTACTCCCACTACATCCGGAGGCGGCGCAAATCCATTAAAACCATTGTAACCATCACGCTGCTGTTTGCGCTCTGCTTCCTGCCCTTCCATGTGACCCGGACGTTGTTCCTGCTCCTGCGGCGGGGGCAGCTCGGTGGCTGCAACGCCATGAAGGCCGTCTCCATCTGCTACAAGGTCACCAGGCCTCTGGCCTCCTGCAACGCCTGGCTCAACGCCTTGCTCTACTTCCTGACGGGAGATAAAGGCGCCCCCTGCTGTTGGCCAGCGGAACGAACAGTGCACCAGGACAGAAGAAATGGTTCCCTCTGGTGGCCATTAACAATTctgaggaaggaaggaggcGGAGAGGACGACCAGGAGGCGGCCGAGAAGGTAGCAAGGGAGCTGCAGATGGAGAATGAATCCAAGTCTTCACGGATCATCTTCTAG
- the LOC103459864 gene encoding flavin-containing monooxygenase FMO GS-OX5, with translation MLQRVAVVGAGAAGLCAARHILSRPTSFAPPVVFELSGNVGGTWCYEERIGTYPNGRPVFSSMYRDLRTNLPKEVMMFPDFPFDPELSSFLSHQEVQRYLERYCENFRIWPHIRFDTAVENVMPISMTTEDGESKVTWEVTSSDQTGHRKTETFDAVFICSGHYSDPHIPNIPGIQNFKGTVLHSHSYRFAEPFSGQTVVVLGAKASGLDISIELVKVGAKVTLSHRNPPLTVPLPPGIQQACCVVAVQDDGTIRLQDGSVCQADVLIFCTGYNFSYPFLDSAQLGLEIQNHVVSPLYRYMMPPAFPSLIFIGICKIICPFPNFNCQVQFALAVLDGKVAVPPQEQMEEAVQREQQRKLEAGVQRHHLLKLDRDQWEYCDSLAGSAGFPPLQPAVRSLYEEVWRQRQVHPENYREFNYRLVSATRWEQIG, from the exons atgCTGCAGCGAGTAGCGGTGGTTGGAGCGGGGGCGGCCGGACTATGTGCGGCTCGCCACATCCTGTCCCGCCCCACCAGCTTTGCCCCACCAGTGGTGTTTGAGCTCAGCGGGAATGTGGGTGGGACCTGGTGCTACGAGGAGCGAATTGGGACGTATCCCAACGGGAGGCCGGTGTTCAGCAGCATGTACAGGGACCTCAG AACCAACCTGCCCAAAGAGGTGATGATGTTCCCTGACTTCCCCTTTGACCCTGAGCTGAGCAGCTTCCTGTCCCACCAGGAGGTCCAGCGATACCTGGAGAGGTACTGTGAGAACTTCCGGATCTGGCCTCACATCCGG TTTGACACAGCGGTGGAAAACGTCATGCCAATTTCCATGACAACAGAGGACGGGGAGAGCAAGGTCACATGGGAAGTGACATCATCAGACCAAACGGGTCATCGGAAAACGGAGACATTTGATGCGGTGTTCATCTGTTCAGG ACATTACTCGGACCCTCACATCCCAAACATCCCGGGAATACAGAACTTTAAAG GAACGGTTCTCCACAGTCACTCGTACCGCTTCGCTGAGCCGTTCTCGGGTCAGACAGTGGTGGTTCTGGGAGCAAAAGCTTCTGGACTGGATATTTCCATTGAGTTGGTCAAGGTTGGAGCCAAG gtgACTCTGAGTCACCGGAACCCTCCGTTGACcgttcctcttcctcctgggATCCAGCAGGCATGCTGCGTGGTGGCGGTCCAGGACGACGGAACCATCCGCCTTCAG GATGGCTCTGTGTGTCAGGCCGATGTTCTGATTTTCTGCACTGGGTACAACTTCAGCTACCCATTCCTGGACTCGGCCCAGCTGGGTCTGGAGATCCAGAACCATGTGGTGTCCCCTCTGTACCGCTACATGATGCCTCCCGCTTTCCCTTCACTGATCTTCATCGGCATCTGTAAGATCATCTGCCCTTTCCCCAACTTCAACTGCCAG GTCCAGTTCGCCCTGGCGGTGCTGGATGGGAAGGTTGCCGTGCCGCCTCAGGAGCAGATGGAGGAAGCGGTGCAGagggagcagcagagaaaactgGAGGCCGGGGTCCAGCGCCACCACCTGCTGAAGTTGGACCGGGACCAATGGGAATACTGCGACTCACTTGCCGGTTCCGCCGGCTTCCCGCCGCTCCAGCCAGCAGTCCGCAGCCTCTATGAGGAGGTCTGGAGGCAGAGACAGGTTCACCCAGAAAACTACCGGGAGTTCAACTACAGGCTGGTGAGCGCCACCCGGTGGGAGCAGATAGGCTGA
- the med31 gene encoding mediator of RNA polymerase II transcription subunit 31, producing the protein MESDDQAKNRFQSELEFVQCLANPNYLNFLAQRGFLRDRPFINYLKYLLYWKEPEYAKFLKYPHCLHMLELLQYEHFRKELVNAQCAKFIDEQQLLHWQHYSRKRTRLQQALAEQQQAPQQPPQHGNAAAK; encoded by the exons ATGGAATCTG ACGACCAGGCTAAGAACCGGTTCCAGTCCGAACTGGAGTTCGTCCAGTGTCTGGCCAACCCGAACTACCTGAACT ttcTGGCCCAGAGAGGGTTCCTGAGAGACCGACCCTTCATCAACTACCTCAAGTACCTGCTGTACTGGAAGGAACCCGAATACGCCAAGTTCCTCAA GTACCCTCACTGCCTCCAcatgctggagctgctgcagtaCGAACACTTCAGGAAGGAGCTGGTCAACGCTCAGTGTGCCAAGTTCATCGAtgaacagcagctgctgcactgGCAGCATTACTCCAGGAAACGTACGCGGCTGCAGCAGGCGCtggctgagcagcagcaggcgCCACAGCAGCCGCCGCAGCACGGCAATGCCGCCGCCAAATGA